The window ataaaaatataaaacctttTGCAAATGTTGCATCTTTGAATTCATGCATTAAATCCATCAGGTCTGTTGCTGTAtgttgtttattgagtttttttaTGATGCGATGGCAAGTTAACTTTAAGAAAATGAAAACTCTGccttctgttctgttttgttgtGCTCCTTTCTAGCTGCTTTCTAATCTTATCTTTATCTGATCGCGGTAAACCTGAAACCAGAGTAATTATACAATAGACCAATGTATTATTACACCCTTATCATATTTCTTGTTGCCAGAAATGTGTATTTAGGACACTGTAAATATTGACATgttgttttgctttgttaaagattttatttgggaatcatttcttttttctttgcctttttttttagtattttaaggCACATGACACCACTAATGATTATGGGAAGACATATCGTGGTAGGTTTAATCATTTTAGCTCTGATTAGAATTTAAATTTGGTCAGTTATTATTGTCGCAGTAATTGTTATTGTTATGGAACTAACTTGaatttctgattttattatatttgtgtacTGAATAGGGGCTGACAGAGAGCTTCAGACAGTGAGGCAGTTGATGGTGAACTTCCTCCAAAACCACACAAAGCAAGACTGGCCTGTGGGCTGCCCTCCCCTTGACCCTGCCAGGTGCTCAAATCTACAATAATACCAACCATTTTTTCTTTACATGCACATTCAATTgcatacttttttatgttttaacatgTTCTGTCTCCAGCTTCCAGGGGAAATTAAGGATGTTTGTTTATGGCTTCATGTCTAGACTTAAATGGAATACATCTCCGGTTCTAATTTAGAAACATTGAATTCATCATCTATTGCAGGTCTGAGGACATCCTGTCCTTAATGGGGAAGAAAACGGAGTTCTATACTGCAGTTATAGTTGAGGACAAAGATTCTTTTATAGGAAGAGAGGTAATGGTTGTCAATTTCctatacatgcaaaaaaaaataataatctgtaaGATGTAAGATACAGTGTAAGATCAGATGTCGTATCTTACTCACCCATATGTCTTTCCAAAGTGATCTGATTGCTATTGTTTTTTTAAGCTGATAAATTTCCAGTTCAGTTAATCTATATATAATTAAAGCAGGCACAAATTCACACATGCAGTTTATAGTATGGCGATTGACACAACGCTCCttcccttatctcagggaaccaaggttagtCAGTAAGCTGAGCAGAGCATTCCCTGTCAAAGGGTCTCTTCAGAGCATTCACTATTGAATGGTCTCTCCCATTGCATTTGATATAAAATGGGGAATGCATCCTATCATGACATGCTATGAGCAGATACAGAGCAACCTGCTCTGCGAGCCCAGACTTGGAGCACTTAAGTTAAGGACAAAATTGAGTCCCAAGCTAACTGACTGAGGACTACAGACATAACCATTTCCATCGCCATGGAGAAATAGGCAAATTAAGCAGACAAGATCCATGCCTGCACGGCAGGGAATTCTAAATTACAGAATCTGGCAAATGTGGACCGTGAAGACCCACTGGCGGCTGCACAAATGTCGGCAATAGAAATTCTGCTGAACCATGCCCAAGAGGAGACCATTACTCTGGTGGATTGGGCCCTTACACCTATAGGGCACTGTAAGACTTCTGAGGTATAAGCCAAGGCTATAGGATTTCCATCTGTCTCAGAAGGGAAAGAGCTGCTTCTGCGCACTTTATCAAATTGTGTGGGGTGAGGGACAGTCCGAATGGAGGGGCTGCATTTTAATAGGCCACTCCCTTGAATGTGAATCTCAAGAACAGTCTGTAACGGGACTATATGGATGTTAAAGTAAGAGTCTATCATATCCACAGACAGAAACCAGTCCTAAGGCGTATTTGCACGAAGATCTGCTTCAGAGTTAACATCTTGAACAACCGTCTCATTAATGAGCGATTCAGATGTCTAGAATAGGTCTGAGCCTGCCATCTTTCTTGGGAATGAGGAAGTAGCAGCCTGACTCGTTACAGTGTTTGTATTTTTGACTGGAGAACAAGCGCATTGTTGTTTAGAACCCAACTTGAAACACCTGGGATGGCTGCACAGGGTTTTCTGGCGACTTGCAGCTGCAGAGCCAAAATGCTTAGGCAGGAAGTGATGCAGCATCTTCAACGTCTTCTGCGCCTCAGAGAAGCACTCTGCAAACCTGTCCACGGTGTGGCCAAATAGTCACTTTGGCGAGACTGGTGAGTCGAGAAAGGACATTTTCTCAGCGTCCCAGATCTCAGTAAGGATAAGCCAGAGGTGGCAATTCAGCACCACCAGGCTGGCCATAGTCTTGCCGATTTCATTGCATGCAGAGCCAATTCAGTCACTCTGTAGAGCACCTTGAAAGCATCATGATCCTGTCCATGCTGCGGAGAGTTTGGCCTGAAACACTTGTAGAAACTCTGTTGAATGCAGAGCCTATCTTGATTGACTGCCCGCTGTGTAAGCTCTGTTTGCCAAGGCCAACATAGTCTACAAGTTTGGAAGGGTGTGCTGCATTAGCTTTCAAACTGAGGGCAGATAGATGGTGGGCACAAGTAGGCAGCGACCATCTCTTCCAGAGTTTGCTGTAGCCACTGTCCTCAGTGCTGTCAACGGTGGTGAGAGCTGCTGAAGAGGAGGAACTTACATTGGCTGAATAGGGGGTGCTACACCTTGGTGTGTTTTTTATGAACTGCAGGCAAGAATGGAGTGGGCCGGTGGCGACGGGTCTGACAGCATCCAAAAGGCCATGGCCGGGCTCTACAGGAGTCAACCACTCTAAACCGAGATTCTCGATTACCTTCGACATCGACAGCAATCTCTTCTTTGGAAGCGCAGGGGCATGCTGGCGCTGAGTCGACATGACTCCACTCAAACATGCTGTCAGAGCCCCGCTGCTCTGCTGTTTCTTTATCTGAGGAAAGAAAGGAAACAGGAAAGTGGAGCAGGGAGGATCACATTCATTGAAGAAGTCAACCCACAAGCATGCTCTCGCATTGAGAGAAAGAAGCCTCAGTGAAAGCAGCACTTGCGGGAATATGCTCTGAAGTTTGCTCTTTTTCAAGCTGGATAGATGCAGGGGAGTCTTCGTTCTCTGCCCAGGACTCTTTGACAGCGTTGAGCAGAGCTGAGCTTCTTTATTCTTTGGCTTCTTGATTGCAGAGTCAGCAACAATATGATCCTGGATGATGAAGGAGAAGATTCTGATGTAATAGTGCTCTGAGCAGACATTTATGTCGGGCTCCGCCCCTTGTGGTGGGCTAAAGCAacattggtttgtgcagctacacaaGCATTAACACATCAGAATTCAATAACAGAGTAAACAGCAGTTTTCCActaggggtgtaagaaaatatcgATAAACGTGATTATCGCGATATTTTGTTTGGCAATACTGTATCGATTCCcaaaaactgaatatatatatatatatatatatatatatatatatatatatatatatatatatatatatatatatatatatatatatatatatatatataaaaattcataaaagATTTATGGTAGTTGTTGCATTTTGAGTTTATTTCCTGACCGCTAGAtggcagtcttcatctctgaacaaATCCTGAATGACAGGAAAAACCAGCATAAGAGCATGACACTAATTTTAGGGTTAATATAGTTCGCTGATAGTAATGGAGAGAGAAAGATTTGTCCCAGTTCATGTTTCGGTGTACGAAGCTGAAGTGTGGCGTCATTTAGGTTTTTGTGCTAACATCCACTGCGGGACTGTGGTGCTGCCTCAGTTCCGCTGCTGGCCACAACTGTGTGAAGAGGCTCGTGTGGGCGACCCCCTCCCGCCTATAGCTGAGCCCCACGCAGGCCTCTTCACATGGGTCATggcatgtttttatacagtctatggtcacgGCAAGCAGCGGAACAGAGGCTGCAGTTTCTCTCATTTTAGGGGTGTTTTATGTAGTTGGTGCGGTGCTCATGTTGTGGTTTTTGATGGCGGGAAAGttaagtttaagtaattttgctttttttttttgccaattgaACTCTTTAAGGCTGTTATGTTTTGAGCCCAAACTAACTTGGATATTCATAAATATATGCCCTTTACGTTGCACAAGGCTTAATTTCTAGGGGGAAAAAATTAACAATgaaccatttaaattaattaatcaatttaacTACgtgacattataatataaaacctactaaaatgttcagaaaaacatCCCTTTATTGCacaaaatttcactttttttaaattaccgttttatgtgttttataataattttacaacttttaatgtAAACATTAATACAAATCCATTAAACGACAAAACCATTTGATCTAAaggtatcaaaccaactgtaaaatatacagaatatttaGTCAGTAGTATAATGCACAAGGCTTAGTTTTTCAGAATAtgcctttattgtttttatatacagtagtgaatgcatatttttcaacagttttataTACTGTACCCACTTTAATTAAACTGACACCGTTTGAGATAAaggtatcaaaccaactgtaaTATATTCATGATATTATTCTTTATAATGCACAAGGCTTGGTTTTTTCAGATTAtgtctatattgtttttatattgtttaatttttttaaaggatcCTGCAAGCGCTTTAATTTAATCCCTTTACTCATACTGCACAAAAATTGGTTCAATAACttgttacagggactgattattaCAAATCCAGATCCCACTGTATTctggttaaaaaaattatatttatttacttatgctAAGGTTAGCACATGGTGctgttcttaatgacagctttccttaCAATATATACTATTCCTAAacaagaaatatcccaatatatagCTTGCTTACAGTATCGCAGTGTATCGCAATATATCATATTGTAACCCTGTATCAGGATACGTATCATATCgccagattcttggcaatacacagcccttTTCTGCATTAAACGTAACGGGACTGACGATTCAATTGGGAACTAAACTCTGCTGATTGACAGAGTCTTTGCAACAAGAAGTAAACTCCTGATGAGACATACCTTAATTCAAATATCTAtgccattttgttttattgatattatatGGACTGTTATTTGTCCATTCAATGGTAACTATAGACATTCTGTTGAATTGCTGTACAGGGGAGAAAAAAGGGATGGGGGAGGATGCAAATGTAtgagaaaaaattattaatagCAAGGGACTTCTGTGCACCACTTTCAAATTAGTATGACTTTGTtctattgaacacaaaagaagaaaaaaaagggagaaatTTTGCAGAATGTCTAGGCTGCTCTTTGCCATAACACAAAAGTAGATAGACACTGTAAAGCTCCAATATATAAgtgttatattataaatgttatttagtaTAATTCCTGTAAAGCTTTAATATAGCTTTATGAGaaacattatttttctattcaaAGTACAAGGTGAATTTCAATATCTTgtgtagctcaaatggtagaggaTGCCACAAGTAAATTTCAaggaaacacacatactgataaatgGGTAAATTGTGATGCTATTTTTGCTGTGAGAAGAAcgtttaaaccagtggttctcaccgaatctttaattttgttatattaaataaattatcattaaaatggtgaacacattataaattaatatatacgaCATTAACATATTTgttagttgttgttgttcatttattttttttacactaaagTGCAGCTTAAGACAACCTTTGAATATTGTCTTGGGCAAGGGGGGCCTTGGAATGAAAAAGTTGAGAACCACTTGCTTAGACAATCCAATAAACCAAACTTTTGTGACAATAATTTTATGAACAGTaaacttttgtgttccatggaaaaaGTTAAATAACATAGGTTTCGAATGACGAGTGGGTGAATAGATGATGATCTAAATGATCCCTTTAGGCATAATTAGTGATGTAGCTAGAATTGTAATGCTCTAATTTAATGTTTTGTGCCCGTTTTAACTAGGTAATTTTGGACCTAATGCCATATGAGGGTTTGGCAGTGAAGAGAACGCTGAGCGCAGACAAACCTCTAATGGAGGAACTAGGGATTACTTCGGTTCCCTCAGTACACCTCTTCCATCCCAACGGCACACACACTATCATGAATGTGTAAGTTAACTGCTGAATTAATTTCGGTCTAACTATCAATCAGTAGCCCTGTTAATGTGCATTTggtacatttttgtttgtattaaCAGTCAGAAGAGGCTACGCTTTTTCTTCTCCTCCTTCCTAAAGCTCCTCCCTGGAGTACACAGGAAACAGTCCACCTCGTCCCTGCTGCGTCCTCAGCCTGGGAAGAATGGACAGGGAACACAGGTGGAGTGGAAAGTGTTTGAAAAgtgagttttatttatatatacacttctgttcaaaagtttggagtcagcaaagacagattaaaatgaaaagttcCTATTAATCAAAGAACCTTGAAATAAAACTATCacagtttccagaaaaatattaaccagctctacagttttcaacattgataataataataaatgcttcttgagcaccaaatcagcatattagaatgatttatgaaggatcatgtgacactgagtaaCTTTGCTatgcaccacaggaataaatgacatttcagaatacattaaaataggaaattgtaattgaattgtaaaagtatttcacagtattgctgtttttactgtttttttttattaatacaatgcAGACTTAGTGAGCTCAAGAGActtaaaaaacatctttaaaatcttaccaactccaggcttttgaacagtagtgtaaatttCCTGTAAAATGTGAAGTAGTCCAATTGTCTTTTGCTTTCGCTGTAAATTTAACTTTTAAGATGAGGTAACCAGCATTAATGTTTCTTCAGGTCTAAGGTTTACATGGCAGATCTGGAATCTGGCTTACATTATCTACTGAGGGTTGAACTAGCCACCCACAAGACCTTAGAAGGAGAAGAACTAAAAACGTTCAAGGACTTTGTAACAGTTGTCGCCAAGGTAGTGTTGTAACACAACCACAactttttctttgctcttgagCTAGAATTGTTTTCATTAGTGTTGAAATTTCCAGGGTTGAATCTTACTTGGTCTCTTCGACTGTAGCTATTTCCAGGTCGCCAGTCTGTGGTGAAACTTCTTGAGACGTTGCTGGAATGGCTCGTCAGTTTACCTTTGGAGAACATCCCCTACAATGCTATCCTGGACTTAGTTAACAACAAGATGAGGGTAAGACCGTCGCCCACTAAACAACTTATTCATTGTCAAAACACTGATGCCCCTGCTATTAAAAGCACCGTGCATCTCAGTGTCTTTGCCTGATGACATTGAAGTTTTTAGTCATTTTCCATGCACGCGACAGATGCGTAAATCAGTATGTTGGTGGTTTCAAAGGACGCTGTTTCCATTATCCTCAGATCTCAGGACTGTACCTGAGTGAGCAAGTGCAGTGGGTTGGATGCCAGGGTAGTAGTGTGGCACTAAGAGGATATCCCTGCTCCCTCTGGACTCTGTTTCACGTTCTGACTGTGCAAGCTGCCAACAGACCTGATGCTTTAGCCAACACTGGTATGAGCAGGGAAATCCCTTTCTCTTAATCAACCTGAAACATGTCTTGAGATGATCTCAGCAGTTGATATTGTAATTGTAGATTCGAAAATTGAGACTaaaaattcattataaataattcTGTAATGTAATATGTTTGGTCTGTAGCAAGCAGAGCATTCATTTGGTAGGGGGTTTCTATTAGTTCCTGTTTTTCATTGCTACAATTAATTTAAACCCACCTTCTTCCTCTCAGGGTTTGAGGAAGATCCCTTGGCAGTGCTTCAAACCATGCGTCACTACATTGGGACCTTCTTTGGTTGCCAGGAGTGTGGGAAGCATTTTGAGGAAATGGCTCAGGAATCTCTGAACCAGGTCAAGACCGTTGATGAGGCTGTGCTGTGGCTGTGGAGAAAACACAACCAGGTTAATGCCAGACTGGCAGGTAAGAAAAATGAATGCacaaatatacgttttttttcaACATCGCTAAtaataagcaccaaatcagcatattagaatgatttctgaagtatcattctggagtaatgtctgctgataaattcagctttgccatcacagcaataaattataatgtaaaatatattcaaatagaaaacagatattttaaatcgtaataatatttcacaatattcatgattttactgtatttttttatcaaataaatgcagcctttatgagcataagggacttttcaaaatatacaaaatatattaagtatttctatacaatataaaacataaataaataaaaaaataccaacctcaaactttttgaCTAGAGTATGATGcaggaagaaagaaaggaaaactgGCAGGTAAGAAGGAATGTGGAGAATAGATAGGTGGCAAGAAAGGAATGAAACAGACAGGACAGGAAGGAAgatgagaagaaagaaagaaagaaagaaagaactatGATATTTTCATGTCCAAGCTATAAATAAAGTCCTCATATGCATGCTAGCAGATGTTACCCTCATTGCTGATTGCACTCTTATATGCAGGTTCAATGAGCGAGGACCCCATGTTTCCTAAGACGCAGTGGCCGACTCCTGATCTCTGTCCCACATGCCATGAGGAGCAAGAAGGCCTTCATGTCTGGAACGAACAGATGGTGCTCGCTTTCATTAAACAACACTACAGTGCTTTAAACATTTCCCCCAAATACTCCAGCAACAGCCAACCAGAGCCAGGCCCTCCTGCTCCCGACAGACCCAAAGCCATAACCAAACCAATCAGCAACAGTCACCTCAACCAGAACCTAAAGCCATCTCCTGACGTTCCAAAACCTCAGAAGAGGACTGACATCAGCGGTGCGGGAGAGAAGCACATGGCTGTCCAGATAGAAGCTAGACCAGGGATGGGATTCTCAAGCCTGGACATGAGTCTCTGTGTACTGCTCTACGCCTTCTCCTGTGTCTTCCtcatgttcatgtttttcttCTTCCGCTTCCGCTCAAAGAGAAGGAAAGCCAGAAACTACCGGCCTTACGTATAGCAGCAGAATGCTGAGATGGAAAACTGTGGATAAGGTGAATGTAATGTATGAAGCCCCTGCCAAGTGTTGAaggagacttttttttatttatttatttgatcacttTTATTCGtttcagtttttgttgttgttgaaattttTGTGAAGTGCTTTATAATGAAGAACTTGTCTAATGACGGATGAAAGTCCACTCGTGTATAGGACATAGTTGTGTGAACAAGCACCTGTTAACGAGTATTTCTCAACCCTAAACAAACAGAAGGATGATTTAACTGGAGAAAcgattttattatagtaaaagtaacAACCTTGGTcaacatatatttttatgaatattccaCATTATTTATAGagatttttattgaaataatatatcCCAAGTTTCTCACAGGGTATATATCACTCTCTATGAAAGTCACACTTTCCCCATATTTCTTTATGATGGTCCAAAAAACACTTGGGAatatgatttattctgtcacTCAAGGTTGCTAGCGCAGAAGCCAGTGACAAGTAATACACTGCCTGTCAATGACCAGATCTGGAAAAACCCTTGGTTTTGTTAATCTCATGGTCCATTTGAAATATACTGTAtgacccttttttatttttattaaaaaaaatttagacCGCAAGTAAAGTCACAAAAAAAGCTACTGTGGTACATAAAGTTAATTTTAAGCATAAATTCTATTTTTTAACCTTTTCAATCCTGTTGAAATGCTTCATAATTGGTTGCATTGGTGCAACTCAGCAGTAAAAGATTTATAATGgctacaataataaaaatgtgtcagattttaagattttttggTACTTTGTTATACAGAGCACACTTAGTGAGTAAACATTtattcataatcttttttttttctctctttagatTATAGAGAGTCTTTTGAACTGGAACTTGtttcaataattatttaataattttactatACTGTAATTGTACTCAGAGGATTCCTGATCACAGACCATTTATTGTTCAGCATCTATATTACTGCAGCAGTATTTTGATTTAAAGTTTCGAAATCAAAATGTGCGTGATTTGTAATGTGTTCAGcttgtgattattattttatggagCATTGCTAATGTGGACCTGAAGGCTAAATATTTATAAAGTGTTCTTAATAAAATACATCTTCTGTATTGTGACAGAATGTGAACATAATTGTAGCCTTCAAATCTGCTCCAAAAGAACGGCTGTATATTTCATtcacttttaataattattaccaGTGATttaagaattatatttttatgtaaagatGATTTTGGGGGGTAAATCTTTCTGTATATATGTAGTTCGTCCCTTCAGGGAAGTTATTGCATTTTGTATAAAGAACATTAAGttgtcttttaaataaaaatgtataattcccATCCATTTTTAGTTCATAACTACCAACAATGCAGATACATACacgtttgattatttttattcatcaatattTTCTATAGCACCATTATAATAAACTGTTAATATAAGTTTCATTATGAGATCGGTTTTCTGAAGAGCGGTTCTTAAATGATTGTTTATCAGGAGAACAGTTGGATGTACCATCCTGAGAACACGGTGTAACTGCAACTTCAAATCTAAGCACATTGGGAGGTCATTTAAGTTTTATGTTGCTTGTAAGTCTGTGTCTGCCCTCTAGTAGGCAGTATGCACTATCCCGTTCCCCACCAGCTCAGACTGCAGTCTGTTCTCCCCACGGACAACACACATGTGACCATACTAACGCTGTCTATTACTAGAGCTCCAGCTGTCAACTTAACAGATGTCTGCACAGGCACTCTTGtttccaaatgtaaaataacttgcGATGTTCATCTCTTCAGACTGGAAGCAGACATTTTCCTCAATGACTCTGTGCATTTTGCACTGGAAACAAAGTTTGAGGGCAGTTTCTTCAAGAGACCATTTAAGGTgtcacatgtagttttttttcaaAGCTTTTAAAGAGACCAGACAGACAGCGGGAAGCTGCTACACTTTATtgattgattataatttttttgccgTTGATATTAGAAGACTGGAACACGGCAGTTTATCTCTAATAGCGCTGACTCACGCCGTAGCCTGTTGGCATCTCAGCATTAAAAGCCAGCGAGTCAGAGACTGGAGCATAGCGCCTTCTTCCCCACATTGCTGAGAGACGCTGCTTTACTGCCCCACTGCTCTGTACTCAACTCTTACTTGCACACTACAGTCTCTCAGTCATCCGTCTAATACTTGCCACTTTAAAATGCTTCTCTGTTTGTTTGATGTACTTATCTGACATTCAGGGCAGCTTTGAGGCTgagtctctctcttttctttcatttatcaTTTGAGTATCTGTCTGATGCCGTGTTGGCACATCTGATTGGGTATGCAGACTCTGTACTGAGCATGCCAGCCTGTGACAGGGACTGCAATGCAGAGCTGCTCTCCTGGCACACACCATTTGTCTGCCCTTAATGTAAATAATCCTGAGCACGGAGCTGATCATGGCAGAGATGGCTTCTGATGGATTATCTGTCTGCACACGTTCGTTGGTGCATGCAGGGTGCACACTCCCGTTCTTGTCTTTTCTTCAT of the Carassius gibelio isolate Cgi1373 ecotype wild population from Czech Republic chromosome A5, carGib1.2-hapl.c, whole genome shotgun sequence genome contains:
- the LOC127988663 gene encoding sulfhydryl oxidase 2-like; its protein translation is MAFLPSPPMAVAFRLKFGILLGLLFGQAQSARLYTEEDPVVILSSDSLKQTVFNSSSAWLLQFYSSWCGHCIQYSPTWKALAGDVKDWAQAIRIGVLDCAHEKNFDICKEFGIHFYPTFRYFKAHDTTNDYGKTYRGADRELQTVRQLMVNFLQNHTKQDWPVGCPPLDPARSEDILSLMGKKTEFYTAVIVEDKDSFIGREVILDLMPYEGLAVKRTLSADKPLMEELGITSVPSVHLFHPNGTHTIMNVQKRLRFFFSSFLKLLPGVHRKQSTSSLLRPQPGKNGQGTQVEWKVFEKSKVYMADLESGLHYLLRVELATHKTLEGEELKTFKDFVTVVAKLFPGRQSVVKLLETLLEWLVSLPLENIPYNAILDLVNNKMRISGLYLSEQVQWVGCQGSSVALRGYPCSLWTLFHVLTVQAANRPDALANTGFEEDPLAVLQTMRHYIGTFFGCQECGKHFEEMAQESLNQVKTVDEAVLWLWRKHNQVNARLAGSMSEDPMFPKTQWPTPDLCPTCHEEQEGLHVWNEQMVLAFIKQHYSALNISPKYSSNSQPEPGPPAPDRPKAITKPISNSHLNQNLKPSPDVPKPQKRTDISGAGEKHMAVQIEARPGMGFSSLDMSLCVLLYAFSCVFLMFMFFFFRFRSKRRKARNYRPYV